One region of Carya illinoinensis cultivar Pawnee chromosome 8, C.illinoinensisPawnee_v1, whole genome shotgun sequence genomic DNA includes:
- the LOC122318223 gene encoding transcription factor UNE12-like isoform X2, translated as MEEESGTGNDNPLNLVSTNFGGKANEVSHLPENDPAQNFILSDGKCGNQIIALPLAEWIETPRLCHNYVDYLTESSTFFPKASSEDMVESIPSSVGGIHSVLGGVSKIQSDIMYDNFGMAPASKPVGSLPDMDTSKVWFLRPHDEGGPGNKSISKQCQIHVQNSCKNHTSWAQELVGHDDNVSQLDPGNVTTPGFPPKSLRRKGAMATDRNRRLRIGERINALQELLPYSAEGGQASVLDDIIDYIKYLQLQIKDLSRSRLGGESSAEPLVFREGYGHYLSQQVLNEPLEEMVGKLLEENPIAAAQLLESKGFFIMPIDLAEGLCQII; from the exons ATGGAAGAGGAAAGTGGAACCGGTAATGACAATCCTCTGAATTTGGTGTCTACGAATTTTGGCGGAAAAGCCAATGAAGTCTCTCATTTACCTGAAAATGATCCAGCCCAGAACTTCATTTTGTCTGATGGAAAATGTGGCAACCAGATTATTGCTCTGCCTTTAGCTGAGTGGATTGAGACCCCAAGATTATGTCACAATTATGTCGACTATCTCACAGAAAGTTCAACTTTTTTCCCAAAGGCTTCTAGTGAAGACATGGTGGAGAGCATTCCTTCAAGTGTTGGTGGAATACATTCTGTTCTTGGTGGTGTCTCGAAAATCCAAAGTGATATAATGTACGACAACTTTGGAATGGCTCCTGCTTCGAAACCTGTTGGTTCCTTACCTGACATGGATACTTCTAAG GTATGGTTTCTTAGGCCACATGATGAAGGGGGGCCTGGTAATAAATCCATTAGCAAACAATGTCAGATCCATGTTCAG AATTCTTGCAAGAATCATACTTCTTGGGCACAAGAATTGGTTGGACATGACGATAATGTTTCTCAACTTGATCCTGGAAATGTTACAACACCTGGTTTCCCGCCCAAATCACTTCGCAGAAAGGGAGCTATGGCAACTGATCGA AATCGCAGGCTACGAATTGGTGAGAGAATCAATGCATTGCAAGAGCTGCTTCCATATTCTGCAGAG ggTGGTCAAGCATCTGTACTGGATGATATCATTGACTATATCAAGTATTTGCAGCTTCAAATAAAG GACTTAAGTCGAAGCAGACTGGGAGGTGAATCAAGTGCTGAACCTCTCGTTTTCCGCGAG GGATATGGCCACTACCTTAGCCAGCAGGTGCTGAATGAACCTCTTGAAGAGATGGTGGGGAAATTGCTGGAGGAAAACCCAATAGCTGCTGCCCAGCTCTTGGAGAGTAAGGGTTTTTTCATAATGCCCATTGATTTGGCTGAAGGATTATGCCAAATCATATAG
- the LOC122318223 gene encoding transcription factor UNE12-like isoform X1 has translation MEEESGTGNDNPLNLVSTNFGGKANEVSHLPENDPAQNFILSDGKCGNQIIALPLAEWIETPRLCHNYVDYLTESSTFFPKASSEDMVESIPSSVGGIHSVLGGVSKIQSDIMYDNFGMAPASKPVGSLPDMDTSKVWFLRPHDEGGPGNKSISKQCQIHVQHQTLQNSCKNHTSWAQELVGHDDNVSQLDPGNVTTPGFPPKSLRRKGAMATDRNRRLRIGERINALQELLPYSAEGGQASVLDDIIDYIKYLQLQIKDLSRSRLGGESSAEPLVFREGYGHYLSQQVLNEPLEEMVGKLLEENPIAAAQLLESKGFFIMPIDLAEGLCQII, from the exons ATGGAAGAGGAAAGTGGAACCGGTAATGACAATCCTCTGAATTTGGTGTCTACGAATTTTGGCGGAAAAGCCAATGAAGTCTCTCATTTACCTGAAAATGATCCAGCCCAGAACTTCATTTTGTCTGATGGAAAATGTGGCAACCAGATTATTGCTCTGCCTTTAGCTGAGTGGATTGAGACCCCAAGATTATGTCACAATTATGTCGACTATCTCACAGAAAGTTCAACTTTTTTCCCAAAGGCTTCTAGTGAAGACATGGTGGAGAGCATTCCTTCAAGTGTTGGTGGAATACATTCTGTTCTTGGTGGTGTCTCGAAAATCCAAAGTGATATAATGTACGACAACTTTGGAATGGCTCCTGCTTCGAAACCTGTTGGTTCCTTACCTGACATGGATACTTCTAAG GTATGGTTTCTTAGGCCACATGATGAAGGGGGGCCTGGTAATAAATCCATTAGCAAACAATGTCAGATCCATGTTCAG CATCAAACATTACAGAATTCTTGCAAGAATCATACTTCTTGGGCACAAGAATTGGTTGGACATGACGATAATGTTTCTCAACTTGATCCTGGAAATGTTACAACACCTGGTTTCCCGCCCAAATCACTTCGCAGAAAGGGAGCTATGGCAACTGATCGA AATCGCAGGCTACGAATTGGTGAGAGAATCAATGCATTGCAAGAGCTGCTTCCATATTCTGCAGAG ggTGGTCAAGCATCTGTACTGGATGATATCATTGACTATATCAAGTATTTGCAGCTTCAAATAAAG GACTTAAGTCGAAGCAGACTGGGAGGTGAATCAAGTGCTGAACCTCTCGTTTTCCGCGAG GGATATGGCCACTACCTTAGCCAGCAGGTGCTGAATGAACCTCTTGAAGAGATGGTGGGGAAATTGCTGGAGGAAAACCCAATAGCTGCTGCCCAGCTCTTGGAGAGTAAGGGTTTTTTCATAATGCCCATTGATTTGGCTGAAGGATTATGCCAAATCATATAG